In Brachionichthys hirsutus isolate HB-005 chromosome 5, CSIRO-AGI_Bhir_v1, whole genome shotgun sequence, a single genomic region encodes these proteins:
- the LOC137893822 gene encoding ras-related protein Rab-8B-like → MAKTYDYLFKLLLIGDSGVGKTCLLFRFSEDSFNTTFISTIGIDFKIRTIELDGKRVKLQIWDTAGQERFRTITTAYYRGAMGIMLVYDICNEKSFENIKNWIRNIEEHASSDVEKIILGNKCDMTDRRQVSKDRGEKLAIDYGIKFLETSAKSGLNVEEAFYTMGRDILHNLSSKTTDTGAGGSGKALKITEKKSKKRKFLKCSLT, encoded by the exons ATGGCGAAAACGTACGATTATCTCTTTAAGCTGTTGCTCATCGGAGACAGCGGGGTCGGGAAGACATGTCTGCTGTTCCGCTTCAGCGAGGACTCCTTCAACACCACCTTCATTTCCACAATAG gtatAGACTTTAAAATCAGAACGATAGAGCTGGATGGAAAGAGAGTCAAACTACAGATCTG GGACACCGCGGGGCAGGAGCGGTTTCGCACCATCACCACAGCTTACTACAGAGGAGCAATG GGCATTATGCTGGTCTACGACATCTGCAATGAAAAGTCCTTTGAAAACATCAAAAACTGGATCAGAAATATTGAAGAG CATGCCTCGTCAGACGTGGAGAAGATTATCCTGGGCAACAAATGTGACATGACTGACAGGAGACAGGTGTCCAAGGACCGAGGTGAAAAA CTGGCAATCGATTATGGGATCAAGTTCTTGGAAACCAGCGCAAAGTCGGGCTTAAATGTAGAAGAG GCTTTTTATACCATGGGAAGGGATATTCTACATAATCTGAGTTCAAAGACA actGATACCGGTGCCGGAGGTTCAGGCAAAGCACTCAAGATCACAGAGAAaaagtcaaagaaaagaaaattcctCAAGTGTTCGCTCACCTAG